TGTGGCCCATCGCCTCTCTACCATAAGAAATGTAGATTCAATTGCAGTTATACAACAGGGGCAAGTTGTTGAGACAGGAACCCATGAGGAACTGATTGCTAAAGCGGGGGCTTATGCTTCGTTAATCCGATTCCAAGAAATGGTTAGAAACGGAGGCTTCTCAAACCCATCAACGCGCAGGTCACGTTCATCACGACTTAGCCATTCGCTGTCAACAAAATCTTTAAGCCTGAGGTCTGGCAGCTTAAGAAACCTCAGCTATTCATATAGTACTGGGGCCGATGGCCGCATAGAGATGATTTCAAATGCTGAAACGGACAGGAGAAATCCAGCCCCTGATGGCTATTTCTTCCGGCTTCTCAAGCTGAATGCTCCTGAGTGGCCATATTCGATTATGGGTGCTGTAGGATCTGTGCTCTCTGGTTTTATTGGTCCAACATTTGCCATTGTGATGAGCAATATGATTGAGGTATTTTACTACAGAAATCCTGcttcaatggaaaggaaaacAAAGGAATATGTTTTCATTTACATCGGAGCTGGTCTTTATGCTGTTGTAGCATACTTGATACAGCATTACTTCTTTAGCATTATGGGGGAGAATCTCACTACAAGAGTTAGGAGGATGATGCTTGCAGGTACAGATCTATGGTGTTCCTTTTCTCTAGATAGTACAACCATTTGTTTTAAAGCAGATAAAACATTGAATTGCAAGTCCGATTTGCGAATCCTCCTGGACTTAATGATTTCATTCCCCACATTTGAAAGACTTTCTTATTATTGTCAAATTTTACACAGCAATACTAAGGAATGAAGTTGGATGGTTTGATGAGGAGGAGCACAATTCAAGCCTTCTTGCAGCACGCCTGGCCACGGATGCTGCTGATGTGAAATCCGCCATTGCTGAGAGGATTTCTGTCATACTCCAAAACATGACTTCACTCCTCACTTCCTTCATAGTCGCTTTCATAGTGGAATGGAGGGTTTCTCTTCTCATCCTAGGCACCTTCCCTCTTCTAGTCCTGGCCAACTTTGCTCAGGTAAGCTCAAAATGAAAACGTATTATTCGTGGCCATCATCCAAGTGCAACATTAAAAATAGTCGCACTTTTCATGTTCGCGCTGACCAAAGTTCAACAAGGTCATTATGGGCAActcacgtttttttttttttttaatcgaatCATGTCAGTGTCGGATCTCTGCATCTGCATCAATTTTTACACCTTCGGAATCTAACTTCACCTCATCCCGGTAGTAAACGACGAAAGCTGAAATACAACCTGTCACCCCCACTACACCACCGCACGTACTTCTTCAGAGTCCAGTGCATTAACTCTTTGAAAGTCGTACATATATCAAATATACTATACCGtgatataaataaatgataaaaaggtATAATATTACCTGAgattccatgaccaccgtcaaTCTCGATGAAAAGAGAGAATAATTCTATGCTACCGTCCACTTAGAAATGCTCCTCTAGGTTCTGTGTTTTTTTTCATAGCcttctttctattttattttattttattttttggtatttGTTCGTGTAGCGTGTTTGTCGATGCCATTAAAACCTTTTTCTCGGTTTTCTTGCCATCCTAATCAAATTAGATATTGTCAAATTTCTGTCCTCTCTCATCcgataaaaactattttttaccCCTGCTCCTTTGCAGTGTTTATCAGTACCGTGTCTGGTTGTAAGGCTTATCGAAAGTACACAAAATTTTGTGGGTAGATGAGTTCtgattgctttatttttttcctggGTGAGTTCTGATTGCTTTAATTTGTTTGCTGTCTTTGATAGACAGCCACGTGAGACTCtcaagaaattcttggtccgtGACCatataattttagattttctCCTGGCAaatattatctttctttttactGGGTCGTTTTGTATTGTCACTGTCAGAGCGTGCAGTAATGGTGGGGTCTGTAAAATTGCGCTGGGTGCGTATATACGCATctccttttttattattgtcGTTTTGGGCTGTAGGTTTCAAGCTATGGATGTTTCAAAAACTGGGGTCGTTTTTTCAAACTGTGTAGTGTACCTGAGTTCTCTGACCGTTTGTCTTGTATGGAGTAGTGATCTAAATTTGCGCATGCTTCATGCATAGTGAAAGTAGCTTGATTGATAATAAACGTAACTTGGCAAGTCATTGTCATATGAGAGGTACCTCATATTCTGGTACTTCCAAATTAGCCTTCTTTGGTTCTCTTTAGTGGATTTGGAGGTGCAAGTGTGCCTGCAAGTAATTCTTACTACATTATGACATAAGATGATATacaaaaagaagcaaaaaacaaaatgatCACTATGAAATTGAATTGTAGGTCCCTTTTAGATTTAGCTGGCTCATAGTTGACTCATTTAAGTGACTAGTAGCCAGTGGGATCAGTCTTATGATGAGAATGATATCAaccgaaagaaaaaaagattaaaaaacttCTCTTTTTAATCATTGGGGGTAATTAACAATCGTAATGATCTCTTTAAGCATTTTATGTGGTAATATTGACCTAATGAGATTCTTTCAATGATACCGTTGCCCTTGAAACAATGATACTAGTGCTGGTGTAGTTTAATTCATATGATTACAggcattgtttttattttaatcgcaTGATGCTACCAACGTCATGACAGGATAAGCAAatgttttacttgtttttagCAAATTAATGGATACAGCATCCTGACAGTTGTTTATGTTATTTTCTGCTTTGCAGCAACTCTCCCTCAAGGGATTTGCTGGAGACACAGCGAAGGCTCATGCCAAGACCAGCATGATTGCAGGAGAGGGAGTGAGCAATATCCGAACTGTTGCAGCCTTCAATGCCCAAAACAAGATCCACACCCTGTTCAGCCATGAGCTTCGTATCCCTCAGCGCCAAAGCCTACGCTGCAGCCAAACTGCTGGCCTTCTCTTTGGCCTCTCTCAGCTTGCTCTTTATGCATCCGAAGCCCTCATTCTATGGTATGGTGCCCACCTTGTCAGCAAAGGTGTCTCCACATTCTCAAAGGTGATTAAGGTTTTTGTGGTCCTGGTCGTTACAGCCAATTCAGTTGCAGAAACAGTTAGTCTTGCTCCTGAAATTATTAGGGGTGGTGAAGCTGTTGGCTCCGTCTTTTCAATTCTTGACCGGCAAACCAGGATTGACCCTGATGATCTTGAGGCTGAGCCGGTTGAAACAATTCGTGGGGAGATTGAACTTAGGCATGTTGATTTTGCATATCCTTCAAGGCCTGATATCATGGTGTTTAAAGACCTCAACCTTAGAATCCGGGCAGGCCAGAGCCAAGCTCTTGTTGGGGCTAGTgggtctggaaagagttctgtCATTGCATTGATTGAGCGATTCTATGATCCAGTTGCAGGTAAAGTTATGATTGATGGAAGGGACATCAGGCGGTTGAACTTGAAGTCTCTTAGACTTAAAGTGGGATTGGTGCAGCAAGAACCAGCCCTCTTTGCGGCCAGcatttttgaaaacattgctTATGGAAAAGATGGGGCAACCGAGGCGGATGTAATCGAAGCAGCCCGTGCTGCAAATGTGCATGGATTTGTTAGTGGCTTACCTGATGGTTACAAAACTCCAGTTGGAGAAAGAGGGGTTCAGCTCTCTGGTGGACAGAAACAAAGAATTGCGATTGCCAGGGCGGTCCTCAAGGACCCTGCAATCCTTCTACTAGATGAAGCCACAAGCGCACTTGATGCTGAATCAGAGTGTGTCCTACAAGAAGCACTTGAGAGGCTAATGAGGGGTCGCACCACTGTGCTTGTGGCTCACCGTTTATCCACAATTAGAGGGGTGGACAGTATTGGAGTAGTGCAAGATGGGCGGATTATTGAACAAGGCAGCCACTCCGAGCTAGTAAGCCGAGCTGATGGGGCTTATTCTAGGCTCTTGCAGCTACAGCACCATCACATATGAGGGTTTTGATTGAAGCAACATGGCCTTGTTGGTTGGTAATTATGTTTGGGTCCCATGTCTTATGCTTTCATTTTTAGTTGTAGATATGGGGATGGGGATGGTGGGGGGTTGTATCTTTGAGTACTCTTGCTCCATTCCCAATGGAGTAGCATGTAGCAAGTATTATATTATCAATATCTACGGCGCACAAGCATGTTATTATTCTGGATGGTTGAGTAATTGTTATCTTTTCCTTATCATTTTGTTAGTTATATAATGCTTAAAAAGCAGACCCCGCAGACCACCTTTTCCAGCCCTCGTGAGAAACTTTTTCCTGTTCTTGCTTTTTCCCCTTACATAGATGCATGTGTTTGCCAATACGATCTTTTTCAGTTTCATAGAAGAGCATCTTTTTGTGAATTTAAGGCCTACATGCTTAAACAACCAGCAAAAGGCAGACTTTatctattaaataaaatggaGACACATTGATCTGTGGCATATGGCCTAAATTATTGTAAAGCTAGAGCTCCTCGAGAGGCTAAGAGAATGTGGTAGAAATGGGATCATGATCCACTTGACGCACATTATAAGGGCCCAACTTTTTACATTTCATTGAGTGCACCTGTAGAATGTTGGTCCCATTTTTCGTGTATCCATAACGTCGTATGCTCTCTCTCATAAATTTCCAGTCCATACTGAAACATATGCAAAGTCAGGACAGCTTCCTCTACTTTCAGACTGATCATGATCATAATGTTCGCTAAAAGAATTCTACCTCATTTGTACTCCATCTGTCAAAGACTCAAAGGTGGAAAAGAAGCCTCCAACAGAAGGCTGGACCCTGAGCTTTTCTTTTCTGTATTTTTCCTTCAACaagtaatattaataatatttacgtGAAGTAAACAACTCTTTTGCAACTATTATTGTAACTCTGTATTAGCTCGTATGCATGAAAATGAACTCGACTCTGATTGACAGATAGATGCGACATTGATAATTGTGAAGGGCAAAGTATGGCTATGTAAAGCCGAAGGGCAGGAGCAGAGGAATGGGAAGGGCAAGATGGGGATAGAACTGTGTTTACAGTAATGTAGGCCACGAGTGACTTAAAGTCGCGAGGCAGAGATGATCAGTCTCAATTATATTTCCCTGCAGCCGATTTTCATGCAGTTAGGTGCTGATATTTGCTGGATGTGTGACAATAATTTGGCTTCTGATAAATATGCTCAGAAAACAGTAccccatatttttcttttgcaattatataagaaaaattatatagtaGTCAGTATACAGAGACTGTACGTGTTTAACTTCTAACGTATCTATCGACAATTCAAAGGCATCCAATGgaattaaaatctaattttgtGGCTCCTTCCTGGTGATGGATGTTTAATCCATGCCAACCATCGAGTCAAACAGATAAAAAAAAGAGACGTTGTGTCGTTTTGATTCTTGTTTGGCCCGCATCTTTCCTGTGATCATCCCCTTCCATTGACAAAGttctcttaaaattattatttgaatGATGCTCGCTCCAACAATGTACTGCCATCTCTCTCCACATCACTGTGAGTACTGTTACTACCAATTTTTACCTTTTCTTACTTTATTCTACAATAGCGGTAAAAGCTGTAAAATTTTCGGTGAAAATCAACAACACATGCAGTGTTCTAAAGAAATTTCGCGACTGATTCAAAGGGTTCGCACTAGAAATAGAACAGGACATTTCATTATGGAGAAGAGCGCAGGCGATAATGGCAGAAAAAGACTTGGCTGTTTGTGTAGGCTTTCTTCTGGTTAGATTCGCGAGGGTGGGTGGGCCCTTTTTCAGTGTCTTGTTTCTGTTCTTGTAAGGGTGTGAGTCTACCATTTTTGACTGCTGGTCATGGATGGGTGGAAGTGTCTGAATCCGAAAGCACCAGCCCATTTTTCAGGCCGTACCATTTTGGTTTCTGGCCCATACGGGTTCTGCTCAGATGCACTGATGCACTCAAATAATCAAAAACTCAATCACAACAAACAATGCTTTGACTTTACTTCTGCGGTGGGCCACTTGATCCTGATCATTTTTGGGGTCTTAAATACACTGTCACACTTGTCTTGAGACTAGAACCCAACCCCAAGGCAGAAGATTTCATCCTGAATCTCGATCTATTCCTCTCAGTTATAAATCTCATGAGTTTCGTGTGCCTCGAAGCaataatagttcttttactttTCACTCTTCAAAGCGAAAAAACATCTCAATCGCATGTATCAATTTTATAGAAATTGACAGTAAATCCAATAACATCCATGGTCTGTGGTTTCAGTTCACCATAGCCATTAATATCCAATTCTATTGCTTTGATAAAGATGACATTTTCCAAGAGACATCCCCTAAATTGGCATGATAAGAAATGGTACCTACCATTAAGTTGCAGACAGGAAATGAGGAGGTCAAAATTCCAGCTTTGAATGCCATCGAATGAGAAGTTTCATGACTGATTATTATGACGAATTTAATGCTGTAGATCGAGAATAGGGATATGCTGTCTTTCCAATAATGAGTAAAAGGAAGATTTCAAACTAACCAGGATTAATTTGAACCGTAATTGGCTTCAATAATTGAGATATTGAAGGAAGTTAAATTGCAATCCATCTCTCCTTGAATAAGCGtagaaaaaagtaatatatatgcTGTCCATAAACGCCAACCGACCTTACATAATTATAACAAACAATCATAAAAAGTTGCCCATAAAGATTAAAACTTCACGCAAAGATAGCAAACCCATGTCTTTAATCAAGTAAAACACAGACTATGGCCAATTTTGATTCAATCAACTTTGTCTGCATGCATGCTCAAATTTTGAGGGTTGGTTGATGATGTGATGCCCCCTGGTACCATTTTCTGTGTTTTCATTGTTAACGTTGGGTGGAGTTTGTAATCGAGCTtgtgtttgaactttgaaggaGTATCGTTAAATAGTTCTCATGTAATTAGCTCTGATAAGAGGCCAATAAGAAAAGAATTAAAGGGAATCTATACATAGTCTATCAAAGTCCTGCGACTTTGAGAACATTATCATTAGCGGCGAGCATTCACTGTatctaaagttaaaatattcaataaacaCAACATTTTTGGTATTGAATGAAGGGCGCATGAGTTCAAATATTGAAAACCATTCactttctataaaaataatgaaaggtAAAATTAGATTATGAAATGTTGAAAGGTAAAAATCTTATCCAAACCATATTTTTTAAAGGACCGTAGGTACTTAATCACTAAAGACAAACATAATCAAAGTTAGTTAAATCAGTTTACTTTCTTGTTAGAAGTATTAGCAACTTTGgagtattttccaaactaatGGTAATAATGCAGAGTGGTGCACGCAACCAAACTTCCTAGTGTCTTGATTTTGAGTTCTGTTTTGAAATGTGGGCAGGCCCCAGGGCACACTATATGTAGCCCACAATGACGACTGCATAATGTTCAGGTTGTATTCGAGCCCGAGGATCTACTTCTCTGGTAGATCAATAAACCCAACAAATCATTGATTGCTCAGACAATAATCCTAGTGATCTATCTACCTTAATCAATACCTCAGTACCCATAGCTCAAGATTGCCTTGTGTTTGTGTGTTGTGTTTTTTTCCTCAATCTGAAAGGTCGGTTTGGACGCTTGTCAGTTGTCAGAGACCCAGAGCTAAGTTACTGTTTAATCTGATACCTGAATCTAAGTTCTAAGTTCTAACCCAATTACTTACCCAAGTAGTTCAACAAACAGCCAAATGGGCTGTCGCATTGCAGCAAGTGGCCAGCCCCTTTCGGACTAGGGTTCCTAATTCAATTCCTGGTACCATGCGCCagcccaagcccaagcccaagcccaacataaatagaaattttctccCACGTTTATATGTCTTAAGTGATGATgtagtttaatatttaaataaataattaagataTTTGTTACGATAGaagtaattttgttttattgactgaatgattttaataaagaatGATTCCCGGATTCACAAAAGTGGAGAGTTTGTCTTGGTTTGTAATTGATGATGCATCGATGTTACTCATGCATACCAAGAAAGTGAAAACGTACGGGTAAGGAGGAATGACAGGGACagaacttttataaaattattatattatcagTCTTCTTGGCTCTATCGatcatatgataaattatttataataaaaataaaaatttattatttaattaatattatataagagGGCTACTAGAGACACAAACTAACGTGACACGTTACTTAATagttgatttattattattatttatttttacattttttccaTCCCCTACGCAACTCCATTTTCCAAACTCTCGAGGCCCCGTCCATGCAATCCAGCATCACCGCAACTCATCAATCTTCCTCGCCAGTAGGTATGGGACGGTCTCTCTCAatcatctatctctctctctctctctctctctctctcgcaaggCAGGGATGCCATTGTCGTCATCGCCTGTCATTGACATCGTCGCCCCTCACCAACAAGTACACTTCTTCCTTtgggcttctctctctctcactctctcttgttGGGCTCAAGGAACGAGGATGGGGGCTTAGGGTTTAGGGAagtgaaggaaaggaaaaaaaacattaaaaaagtgTTAGTGTCACGTCAATATGTGGGATCTGTTTGTATTCCTAttgtttttcattatataatagtCCCAAGTGGACGATCAGGTAATAGTTATATATAAGTTGAGACTCTAATCATTTTTCTTCCTAGAAGATCATGGTAAGGAATGGAGCCACATGAATGAACTAATTCTAGATTTTCTTTTAAGCAAAATTATCAAATGTGAGATCATTAAGGTGtatatacactacaagaaaattggaCTTTTATGACTAATTTATTATACTAAaagactatttataaataattttcttgtaatgataTGGAAGATAACTTATTGTCTAGATCGACGTGAAACATGTATGGATGCACGGCTGATCTAGAGGAGTTTTGCAGAGTAAATGCATGCATGAAAAATGTAACATATTACctactaattaaattaaaaagtttttatGCGCACAATGAGTTATATCCtaaactttgtttttttatacAGAAATGTTTGGTTCATAAAAAGatcatcttaaaaaattaaatttacaaacgATCATGAAACTTATTGTGGCACACTATAATatattgtagatttttttttttttttttttttttaactcatgtaaaatagatataacgCAATCTTATACAGTCacataaaattttacttttgttAGATATCATCTGCTAAGAGAAAAGTAATTGATAGAAAATTACTAACTATACCTCTAAAATTAACCAAGAGGCCAAATGAcgaaggaaaatgatagtatgactcTAAATATGCCTACttgtgtattttaatttttaattttttttttttaacgtttAAGGTCCTAAGAAAGTGACTATACGTTAATgaattagtatttattttttcttttaaaagatatttaaaagaaaaagaaaaagaaaaaaattcatttatgcTGCTGTGTATATTTAGAGCAGTGCACATTTAGTGTGTACGTACACCCTAACAGTAACATTGTCCAATAATTAATTGACAAGGCTACGTACGTACAGATCAAGTTTGATGAGTATCAGACGACAATTAAGGTGGGTGAAGCAAGAGAATTTCAAACGGTAATTAATGATATTTACGCATTAGCTGAAGCATTAATTAGAGGTAATAAAGACAGGTTAACTTGCGATGAAGAAAGTCGACATATGCTTTATACATAAGACATCATAAGTTAATTTATACTTGATCTCAGCAAGCATGCACTaatatttctattatatatatatatatatatgataatctTCATGTATATAACTAAGAAAGTAAATCAACAGATCAAATAAATTGGATATTGGTGGCCGGGGAATCAGAAGCACCCAGGCATCTACCTACCCAATCAAATATCCGGATATATATGGATTGTCGGAGACTCGATCGTGATAATCATGATTACTTTCAAcgttacatttttcaaaaaaaaaaaaaagagagagaagaaacaaAGTTTAAGCAGCAAGAAAGGGCATCCAACTAGCTAATGATTAATTAATAGGGAACTCCGCATGCACTGGCGAGACTGCATGAGGGAAGCCTGAGTCAAGAAAATCTCTTTGAAACTCatcatttttatcctttttcaTCATTGGCCTGGTTCCAACTGACCCCCGGCGGCCAACTACCAACTTCCAATCGATTTTTCTACGAGATTCATGGAAGCCGACTCCTTCAGTTTACACTTCCAAGGAaaaaggggggaaaaaaaaaggggaagaaatTAAAGCctacttaaagaaaaaaaggaggaaCAACTGCATGCGGACCCCTTTTATATAGTCGCAACCACAATATTTGAAACGAGGAATTATTAGGAATCACCCAACCACCCAACACCCTCCTTACCCTTCTcccaaaataaaagatgatcATGAATGGATGTACGACGTTATATATGATCTTATATGCAGCATATGCATGCGTACTACTATAAAAACAATGAATATTTCACGTGACGTATTATTTGTAAGAACAAACTCAATTTAgcaaaaaatagttatttttacaggaaataactttaaataattttcttgtagtgacgtGTACCGATACAATTAAGATTAAAACAgataaatatagatattttgaATATCCTTGGAATGAGATCACGTGAGTGAGAGGTAAATATATACAAGGTGCGATTCTTTTTAAGTGTAGTGAATTCACTAGTTTACTGGCCTGCTATATACTATTTGTCACACTGAaggtcatgcatgcatgcactaaAAA
This is a stretch of genomic DNA from Carya illinoinensis cultivar Pawnee chromosome 3, C.illinoinensisPawnee_v1, whole genome shotgun sequence. It encodes these proteins:
- the LOC122302476 gene encoding ABC transporter B family member 19; amino-acid sequence: MAEPTEAKTLPEAEKKKEQSLPFYQLFSFADKYDWLLMVSGSLGAVIHGSSMPVFFLLFGEMVNGFGKNQADLKKMTEEVSKYALYFVYLGIVVCLSSYAEIACWMYSGERQVSTLRKKYLEAVLKQDVGFFDTDARTGDIVFSVSTDTLLVQDAISEKVGNFIHYLSTFLAGLVVGFVSAWRLALLSVAVIPGIAFAGGLYAYTLTGLTSKSRQSYANAGIIAEQAIAQVRTVYSYVGESKALNSYSDAIQNTLKLGYKAGMAKGLGLGCTYGIACMSWALVFWYAGVFIRNGQTDGGKAFTAIFSAIVGGMSLGQSFSNLGAFSKGKAAGYKLMEIIKQKPSIIQDPLDGKCLPEVHGNIEFKDVTFSYPSRPDVIIFRNFSIFFPAGKTLAVVGGSGSGKSTVVSLIERFYDPNQGQVLLDNVDIRTLQLKWLRDQIGLVNQEPALFATTILENILYGKPDATMAEVEAAASAANAHSFVALLPNGYNTQVGERGVQLSGGQKQRIAIARAMLKNPKILLLDEATSALDVGSESIVQEALDRLMVGRTTVVVAHRLSTIRNVDSIAVIQQGQVVETGTHEELIAKAGAYASLIRFQEMVRNGGFSNPSTRRSRSSRLSHSLSTKSLSLRSGSLRNLSYSYSTGADGRIEMISNAETDRRNPAPDGYFFRLLKLNAPEWPYSIMGAVGSVLSGFIGPTFAIVMSNMIEVFYYRNPASMERKTKEYVFIYIGAGLYAVVAYLIQHYFFSIMGENLTTRVRRMMLAAILRNEVGWFDEEEHNSSLLAARLATDAADVKSAIAERISVILQNMTSLLTSFIVAFIVEWRVSLLILGTFPLLVLANFAQQLSLKGFAGDTAKAHAKTSMIAGEGVSNIRTVAAFNAQNKIHTLFSHELRIPQRQSLRCSQTAGLLFGLSQLALYASEALILWYGAHLVSKGVSTFSKVIKVFVVLVVTANSVAETVSLAPEIIRGGEAVGSVFSILDRQTRIDPDDLEAEPVETIRGEIELRHVDFAYPSRPDIMVFKDLNLRIRAGQSQALVGASGSGKSSVIALIERFYDPVAGKVMIDGRDIRRLNLKSLRLKVGLVQQEPALFAASIFENIAYGKDGATEADVIEAARAANVHGFVSGLPDGYKTPVGERGVQLSGGQKQRIAIARAVLKDPAILLLDEATSALDAESECVLQEALERLMRGRTTVLVAHRLSTIRGVDSIGVVQDGRIIEQGSHSELVSRADGAYSRLLQLQHHHI